A region from the Micrococcus cohnii genome encodes:
- the panB gene encoding 3-methyl-2-oxobutanoate hydroxymethyltransferase, whose product MSSAEQNPASPADTASVYGPPAPAKYRTVHFQRAKDEGRRFAMLTSYDAMTAEIFDAAGVEMLLIGDSVGNTVLGHSTTLPVSLDDMVLFASAVTRGATRAFVVADLPFGSYEASPQDAVAAGVRLVKEAGVHAVKMEGDERFAEHVAAMTAAGVAVMAHIGFTPQSENVLGGYRVQGRGEDATRRMVASARALEEAGAFAVLMEMVPSEVAAAVDAALTVPTVGIGAGAETTGQVLVWQDMLGMRTGGVPRFVRRYADLHGTITDAVTQYRRDVLSGQFPAPEHGFES is encoded by the coding sequence ATGTCCAGCGCAGAGCAGAACCCCGCGTCCCCCGCCGACACCGCATCCGTGTACGGCCCGCCGGCCCCGGCGAAGTACCGCACCGTGCACTTCCAGCGGGCGAAGGACGAGGGACGCCGGTTCGCGATGCTCACCAGCTACGACGCCATGACGGCAGAGATCTTCGATGCGGCCGGCGTCGAGATGCTGCTGATCGGCGACTCGGTCGGGAACACCGTGCTCGGCCACTCGACGACCCTGCCGGTGAGCCTGGACGACATGGTGCTGTTCGCCTCCGCCGTGACTCGCGGGGCCACCCGGGCTTTCGTCGTGGCGGACCTGCCGTTCGGCTCGTACGAGGCCTCCCCGCAGGACGCGGTCGCCGCGGGCGTTCGCCTGGTCAAGGAGGCCGGCGTGCACGCAGTGAAGATGGAGGGTGACGAGCGCTTCGCCGAGCACGTGGCCGCCATGACCGCCGCCGGCGTGGCCGTCATGGCCCACATCGGCTTCACCCCGCAGTCCGAGAACGTCCTGGGCGGCTATCGGGTGCAGGGCCGCGGCGAGGACGCGACGCGGCGCATGGTCGCCTCCGCCCGCGCCCTCGAGGAGGCCGGGGCGTTCGCGGTGCTGATGGAGATGGTCCCCTCCGAGGTCGCCGCCGCCGTGGACGCCGCGCTGACCGTGCCGACGGTCGGCATCGGCGCCGGCGCCGAGACGACCGGTCAGGTGCTCGTCTGGCAGGACATGCTCGGGATGCGCACCGGGGGCGTGCCGCGGTTCGTGCGCCGGTACGCCGACTTGCACGGCACGATCACCGACGCGGTCACCCAGTACCGCCGCGATGTGCTCTCCGGGCAGTTCCCCGCCCCGGAGCACGGCTTCGAATCCTGA
- a CDS encoding SPOR domain-containing protein, which yields MSEDTQFWYNVRTGEVEQGAQSDWSQLLGPYASRDEAVAAMSRVAANNEATDEQNAEDRDWDANPLNDAS from the coding sequence ATGAGCGAAGACACGCAGTTTTGGTACAACGTCCGCACCGGCGAGGTCGAGCAGGGGGCCCAGTCTGACTGGTCGCAGCTGCTGGGTCCCTACGCCAGCCGGGACGAGGCCGTGGCGGCGATGAGCCGCGTCGCGGCGAACAACGAGGCCACTGACGAACAGAACGCTGAAGACCGAGACTGGGATGCGAACCCGCTGAACGACGCCAGCTGA
- the map gene encoding type I methionyl aminopeptidase — protein sequence MSENSTHPAPTHNGPRPDGPAAPAEGSRAPVGTLAPGVQSPAPPVPASIPRPEYVGKKDADEGNASDVYDAAGIERIRAAGRLAAEAMEHTAAHIRPGVSTDELDRIAHAYLVEHGAYPSCLGYRGFPRSICTSLNEVICHGIPDGTVLEDGDIVNLDITAYLDGVHGDHNRTFLVGDVDEQSRLLVERTHEAMMRGIRAVKPGRQINVIGRAIESYAKRFGYGVVRDFIGHGVGVEFHSGLVIPHYDTAPANDRLMVPGMVFTIEPMITLGTHEWQMWDDGWTVVTKDRQRTAQFEHTIVVTDDGAQILTTTD from the coding sequence ATGTCCGAGAACTCCACGCACCCTGCCCCCACGCACAATGGCCCGCGACCAGACGGCCCCGCCGCCCCGGCCGAGGGCTCCCGCGCGCCGGTGGGCACACTCGCCCCGGGCGTGCAGTCCCCCGCGCCGCCGGTGCCCGCCTCGATTCCCCGGCCGGAGTACGTCGGGAAGAAGGACGCCGACGAGGGCAACGCCTCGGACGTCTACGACGCGGCCGGGATCGAACGCATCCGCGCGGCCGGGCGCCTGGCGGCCGAGGCCATGGAGCACACCGCCGCGCACATCCGTCCGGGCGTGAGCACCGACGAGCTGGATCGCATCGCGCACGCCTACCTCGTCGAGCACGGCGCCTACCCCTCGTGCCTGGGCTACCGCGGGTTCCCCCGCTCCATCTGCACGTCCCTGAACGAGGTGATCTGCCACGGCATCCCCGACGGCACGGTCCTCGAGGACGGCGACATCGTCAATCTGGACATCACCGCCTACCTCGACGGCGTGCACGGCGATCACAATCGCACCTTCCTCGTCGGCGACGTGGACGAACAGTCCCGGCTGCTGGTCGAGCGCACCCACGAGGCGATGATGCGCGGGATCCGGGCCGTGAAACCGGGCCGACAGATCAACGTGATCGGCCGGGCCATCGAGTCCTACGCCAAACGCTTCGGCTACGGCGTGGTGCGCGACTTCATCGGCCACGGCGTGGGCGTCGAGTTCCACTCCGGCCTGGTGATCCCCCACTACGACACCGCACCGGCCAATGACCGCCTCATGGTGCCCGGCATGGTCTTCACGATCGAACCGATGATCACCCTCGGCACTCATGAGTGGCAGATGTGGGACGACGGCTGGACGGTCGTCACCAAGGACCGGCAGCGGACCGCTCAGTTCGAGCACACCATCGTGGTGACCGACGACGGCGCGCAGATCCTCACGACCACGGACTGA
- the ppgK gene encoding polyphosphate--glucose phosphotransferase, whose protein sequence is MGVDIGGTGTKGGLARLGSGAKAGTLRGDRFRLPTPQPAMPATVAQTVAQVAAELGSREKAPPAGSAVGVCFPSIIRGGVCCSASNIDSSWIGTDVADLLATHLDRPVTVLNDADAAGLAEARYGAGRGRSGTVMVVTLGTGIGGALIHDGRLVPNFEAGALELDGVMAESRASAKAREREGLSWSEYAARLQRYFTHLERVFSPDLFIVGGGISKRPDDYLPLLDLSTQIIPAQLQNNAGIVGAALAAHDDPADAN, encoded by the coding sequence ATGGGGGTGGACATCGGCGGCACTGGGACCAAGGGCGGGCTGGCGCGCCTCGGCTCCGGGGCGAAGGCCGGCACCCTGCGAGGCGATCGGTTCCGCCTGCCCACGCCGCAGCCGGCCATGCCGGCGACGGTGGCGCAGACGGTCGCGCAGGTGGCCGCCGAGCTCGGCTCACGGGAGAAGGCCCCGCCGGCCGGCTCGGCCGTCGGCGTCTGTTTCCCGTCGATCATCCGTGGTGGCGTGTGCTGCTCGGCGAGCAACATCGACTCCAGCTGGATCGGCACCGATGTGGCCGACCTGCTCGCCACGCACTTGGACCGCCCCGTGACCGTCCTGAACGACGCGGACGCCGCCGGCCTCGCCGAGGCGCGCTACGGAGCCGGACGCGGGCGCTCCGGCACCGTCATGGTGGTCACTCTGGGCACGGGCATCGGCGGCGCCCTGATCCACGACGGTCGGCTCGTGCCGAACTTCGAGGCGGGCGCACTCGAGCTGGACGGCGTGATGGCCGAGTCCCGTGCCTCGGCCAAGGCGCGTGAGCGCGAGGGGCTCTCGTGGTCCGAATACGCTGCACGTCTGCAGCGTTACTTCACCCACCTGGAGCGGGTCTTCTCCCCGGATCTGTTCATCGTCGGCGGCGGCATCTCCAAGCGCCCCGACGACTACCTGCCGCTGCTGGATCTGAGCACGCAGATCATCCCCGCGCAGCTGCAGAACAACGCGGGCATCGTCGGCGCGGCTCTGGCGGCGCACGACGACCCGGCCGACGCGAACTGA
- the nrdR gene encoding transcriptional regulator NrdR: MHCPYCRHEDSRVVDSRSLEDGSAIRRRRQCQSCHKRFTTMETTALTVVKRSGVAEPFDRSKVINGVRKACQGRPVTSDDLAMLAQEVEEAIRATGHAEVDAHDVGLAILEPLRRLDQVAYLRFASVYRGFESLQDFQAALDDLRETGETPRRPALQPRLFTR, translated from the coding sequence GTGCACTGCCCCTACTGTCGGCACGAGGACTCTCGGGTCGTCGACTCGCGCTCTCTGGAGGACGGGTCGGCCATCCGACGCCGACGCCAGTGTCAGTCCTGCCACAAACGATTCACGACGATGGAGACGACGGCGCTCACGGTGGTCAAGCGCTCGGGCGTGGCGGAGCCGTTCGACCGGTCGAAGGTCATCAACGGAGTGCGCAAGGCATGCCAGGGCCGACCCGTGACGAGCGACGACCTGGCGATGCTCGCCCAGGAGGTCGAGGAGGCCATCCGGGCGACCGGACACGCGGAGGTGGACGCTCACGACGTGGGGCTGGCGATCCTCGAACCGCTGCGTCGGCTCGACCAGGTGGCGTATCTGCGCTTCGCCTCGGTCTACCGGGGTTTCGAGTCCCTGCAGGACTTCCAGGCCGCGCTCGACGACCTGCGGGAGACTGGGGAGACCCCGCGTCGTCCCGCTTTACAGCCGCGCCTGTTCACCCGCTAG
- the dnaE gene encoding DNA polymerase III subunit alpha yields MTASAETTAEAVKDGGFVHLHTHTEYSMLDGAAKLDDLFAEANRLGMDSLAITDHGYLFGAYDFWSKATAAGVKPIIGLEAYVTPGGQHRTDKEKTRWGEPHQKGDDVSGGGAYTHMTLLSENNTGMHNLFRMSSIASLDSVYAKWPRIDKELLSQYSTGLIATTGCPSGEVQTRLRLGQYREALQAASDFRDIFGKDNYFCEVMHHGLDIERRVMTDLRRLAKDLDLPFVATNDLHYTHEHDSKAHEALLALQSGSKLNEPSYDEGGSRFAFSGTEYYLKSPRQMRELFKELPEACDNTLLIAERCETSFDTDANYMPEFPTPEGEDETSWLIKEVATGLAYRYPDGVPEASRAQADYELDVIISMGFPGYFLVVADFINWAKENGIRVGPGRGSGAGSMVAYALRITDLDPLKHGLIFERFLNPERVSMPDFDVDFDDRRRGEVIDYVTRKYGDERVTMIVTYGTIKTKQALKDSARVMDQPFSMGESLTKALPPAVMAKDIPLKDIENPDAPRYGEAGEFRELIGSDPVAKEVFETAKGIEGLKRQWGVHAAGVIMSSEPVIDVIPIMRRLQDGQVITQFDYPMAESLGLIKMDFLGLRNLTIISDAIENVKANQGVDLDLETLDVDDPASYELLARGDTLGVFQLDGGPMRALLKMMRPDNFEDISATIALYRPGPMGANSHTNYALRKNGQQEITPIHPELEEPLKEILDTTYGLIVYQEQVMAIAQKVAGYTLGQADILRRAMGKKKKAELDKQYVAFHQGMLDNGYSEAAVTALWDILLPFSDYAFNKAHSAAYGLVSYWTAYLKAHYPAEYMAALLTSVGDDKDKLAMYLNECRHMGITVLPPDVNESHQNFTPVGTDIRFGMGAVRNVGANVVTGMVAGREDKGAYTSFGDFLAKVPLAVCNKRTIESMIKAGAFDSLGYARRALLAVHEEAVDATVAQKRKEDHGEFTFDIFALGGAADAAEDQQQESVVVPELPEWTKKDKLAFEREMLGLYVSDHPLQGLDGVLGQYADTQITRVLDDDGPADGSSVTIAGLITTLERRVAKSSGNAYARCEIEDLGASMDVMFFGQVYAPIAMMLAEDLVVAVRGRVQRRDDGSVVLSAQEMTIPELKDADAGPVTISIPSFRATQDLMGQLADTLRNHEGPNDVRLQLVGQRSTEVFQLAPQFRVSPNPALFGDLKILLGSNCLS; encoded by the coding sequence ATGACCGCGTCCGCAGAGACCACCGCCGAGGCCGTCAAGGACGGCGGCTTCGTCCACCTGCACACGCACACTGAGTACTCGATGCTCGACGGGGCCGCGAAGCTCGACGACCTGTTCGCCGAGGCCAACCGACTCGGCATGGACTCGCTGGCCATCACGGACCACGGCTACCTGTTCGGCGCCTACGACTTCTGGTCGAAGGCCACGGCGGCCGGCGTGAAACCGATCATCGGGCTGGAGGCCTACGTGACCCCGGGCGGCCAGCACCGCACGGACAAGGAGAAGACCCGCTGGGGCGAGCCGCACCAGAAGGGCGACGACGTCTCCGGCGGCGGCGCCTACACGCACATGACCCTGCTCAGCGAGAACAACACCGGGATGCACAACCTGTTCCGGATGAGCTCGATCGCCTCGCTGGACTCGGTGTACGCCAAGTGGCCGCGCATCGACAAGGAGCTGCTCAGCCAGTACTCCACGGGCCTGATCGCGACGACCGGCTGCCCCTCGGGCGAGGTGCAGACCCGCCTTCGCCTGGGCCAGTATCGCGAGGCCCTGCAGGCGGCGTCGGATTTCCGGGACATCTTCGGCAAGGACAACTACTTCTGCGAGGTCATGCACCACGGACTCGACATCGAGCGCCGCGTCATGACCGACCTGCGCCGGCTGGCCAAGGACTTGGACCTGCCCTTCGTCGCGACGAACGACCTGCACTACACACATGAGCACGACTCGAAGGCGCATGAGGCGCTGCTGGCGCTGCAGTCCGGATCCAAGCTCAACGAGCCCAGCTACGACGAAGGCGGCTCCCGCTTCGCGTTCTCCGGCACGGAGTACTACCTGAAGTCCCCGCGGCAGATGCGCGAGCTGTTCAAGGAGCTGCCCGAGGCCTGCGACAACACGCTGCTGATCGCCGAGCGGTGTGAGACGTCGTTCGACACCGATGCCAATTACATGCCGGAGTTCCCCACGCCCGAGGGGGAGGACGAGACGAGCTGGCTGATCAAGGAGGTCGCCACGGGCCTGGCCTATCGGTACCCCGACGGCGTCCCTGAGGCCTCGCGCGCGCAGGCGGACTATGAGCTCGACGTCATCATCAGCATGGGTTTCCCCGGCTACTTCCTGGTCGTCGCGGACTTCATTAACTGGGCCAAGGAGAACGGCATCCGCGTGGGCCCGGGCCGCGGCTCGGGCGCGGGCTCGATGGTCGCGTACGCGCTGCGCATCACGGATCTGGACCCGCTCAAGCACGGGCTGATCTTCGAGCGCTTCCTGAACCCGGAGCGCGTGTCCATGCCGGACTTTGACGTCGACTTCGACGACCGCCGGCGCGGCGAGGTGATCGACTACGTCACGCGCAAGTACGGCGACGAGCGCGTCACGATGATCGTCACCTACGGCACGATCAAGACGAAGCAGGCCCTGAAGGACTCCGCCCGCGTGATGGACCAGCCCTTCTCGATGGGCGAGTCCCTGACGAAGGCGCTGCCCCCGGCGGTGATGGCCAAGGACATCCCGCTCAAAGACATCGAGAACCCGGACGCGCCGCGCTACGGCGAGGCGGGTGAGTTCCGCGAGCTGATCGGGTCGGACCCCGTGGCCAAGGAGGTTTTCGAGACCGCGAAGGGCATCGAGGGGCTCAAACGTCAGTGGGGCGTGCACGCGGCCGGGGTGATCATGTCCTCGGAGCCGGTCATCGACGTCATCCCGATCATGCGTCGCCTGCAGGACGGCCAGGTCATTACCCAGTTCGACTACCCGATGGCGGAGTCGCTGGGGCTGATCAAGATGGACTTCCTGGGGCTTCGCAACCTCACGATCATCTCGGACGCCATCGAGAACGTGAAGGCGAACCAGGGCGTCGACCTGGACCTGGAGACCCTCGACGTCGACGATCCGGCCTCGTACGAGCTGCTGGCCCGAGGCGACACCCTGGGCGTGTTCCAGCTGGACGGCGGGCCGATGCGTGCGTTGCTGAAGATGATGCGCCCCGACAACTTCGAGGACATCTCCGCGACCATCGCGCTCTACCGGCCAGGGCCGATGGGCGCCAACTCGCACACCAACTACGCACTGCGCAAGAACGGGCAGCAGGAGATCACGCCGATCCATCCCGAGCTCGAGGAGCCGCTCAAGGAGATCCTCGACACGACCTACGGCCTGATCGTGTATCAGGAGCAGGTCATGGCCATCGCGCAGAAGGTCGCCGGGTACACGCTCGGCCAGGCGGACATCCTGCGCCGGGCGATGGGCAAGAAGAAGAAGGCGGAGCTGGACAAGCAGTACGTCGCCTTCCACCAGGGCATGCTGGACAACGGGTACTCGGAGGCCGCCGTCACGGCCCTGTGGGACATTCTGCTGCCCTTCTCCGACTACGCGTTCAACAAGGCGCACTCGGCCGCCTACGGCCTCGTCTCGTACTGGACGGCCTACCTCAAGGCCCACTACCCGGCCGAGTACATGGCCGCACTGCTCACCTCCGTCGGCGACGACAAGGACAAGCTGGCGATGTACCTCAACGAGTGCCGCCACATGGGCATCACGGTGCTGCCGCCGGACGTGAACGAGTCCCACCAGAATTTCACCCCGGTGGGCACCGACATCCGCTTCGGCATGGGCGCGGTGCGCAACGTGGGCGCGAACGTCGTCACGGGCATGGTCGCCGGACGCGAGGACAAGGGCGCCTACACCTCGTTCGGCGACTTCCTGGCCAAAGTGCCGCTGGCGGTGTGCAATAAGCGCACGATCGAGTCGATGATCAAGGCCGGCGCGTTCGACTCGCTCGGCTATGCGCGCCGGGCGCTGCTCGCGGTGCACGAGGAGGCGGTCGACGCGACCGTCGCCCAGAAGCGCAAGGAGGACCACGGCGAGTTCACCTTCGACATCTTCGCGCTGGGCGGTGCGGCGGACGCGGCCGAGGACCAGCAGCAGGAGTCCGTGGTCGTGCCGGAGCTGCCGGAGTGGACGAAGAAGGACAAACTTGCCTTCGAACGCGAGATGCTGGGCCTCTACGTCTCGGACCACCCGTTGCAGGGGCTCGACGGGGTGCTCGGCCAGTACGCGGACACGCAGATCACCCGCGTGCTCGACGACGACGGACCCGCCGACGGATCGTCGGTGACGATCGCCGGGCTCATCACGACCCTGGAGCGACGTGTGGCCAAGAGTTCAGGCAATGCGTACGCCCGCTGCGAGATCGAGGATCTCGGTGCCTCGATGGACGTGATGTTCTTCGGCCAGGTGTACGCCCCGATCGCGATGATGCTGGCTGAGGACCTCGTGGTGGCGGTGCGCGGGCGCGTGCAGCGTCGTGATGACGGGTCGGTTGTGCTCTCGGCGCAGGAGATGACCATCCCCGAGCTCAAGGACGCTGACGCAGGCCCGGTCACGATCTCGATTCCCTCGTTCCGGGCGACCCAGGACCTGATGGGGCAGCTCGCGGACACCTTGCGCAACCACGAGGGACCGAACGACGTGCGGCTGCAGCTGGTCGGGCAGCGGTCGACCGAGGTGTTCCAGCTGGCGCCGCAGTTCCGGGTCAGTCCGAACCCGGCCCTGTTCGGGGACCTGAAGATTCTGCTCGGTTCGAACTGCCTGAGCTGA
- a CDS encoding RluA family pseudouridine synthase: MALRPGITVRYEVREEQAGRRCDALLAEQHAVSRSALADLFARGLVRAQTRTGRRDRVLAKSAKAVAGEIIVVEVPEDADGREVRVEIVEDMRILYEDEHMLAVDKPTGVAAHPSPGWLGPTVAGGLAALGYDISTSGAQERQGIVHRLDVGTTGVMAVAKTEQAYTVLKDQFRDRVPTKIYHALVQGMMDPLEGTIDAPIGRHPGHAWRFAVIDGGRASVTHYETIEMFAGASLLRVRLETGRTHQIRVHTSALRHPCVGDLTYGANPRQAAELGLTRQWLHAHRLELPHPVTGEHLEIVSEYPHDLAHALTLLRER, encoded by the coding sequence ATGGCGCTGCGCCCCGGCATCACCGTGCGGTATGAGGTCCGTGAGGAGCAGGCCGGACGCCGCTGCGACGCTCTGCTCGCCGAGCAGCACGCGGTGTCCCGTTCGGCGCTGGCCGACCTGTTCGCACGCGGCCTGGTCCGCGCTCAGACCCGCACCGGTCGGCGCGACCGCGTCCTGGCGAAGTCCGCGAAGGCCGTGGCCGGTGAGATCATCGTGGTCGAGGTCCCCGAGGACGCCGACGGACGGGAAGTGAGGGTCGAGATCGTGGAGGACATGCGCATCCTGTACGAGGATGAGCACATGCTCGCCGTGGACAAGCCCACCGGCGTGGCGGCGCATCCCTCTCCCGGCTGGCTCGGGCCGACGGTGGCCGGGGGCCTGGCGGCGCTCGGCTACGACATCTCGACCTCGGGCGCGCAGGAACGACAGGGAATCGTGCACCGCCTGGACGTGGGCACCACCGGCGTGATGGCTGTGGCCAAGACCGAGCAGGCCTACACGGTGTTGAAGGATCAGTTCCGCGATCGGGTGCCGACGAAGATCTACCACGCGCTGGTCCAGGGCATGATGGACCCGCTCGAGGGGACGATCGACGCTCCGATCGGACGTCACCCCGGCCATGCGTGGCGTTTCGCCGTCATCGACGGGGGCCGTGCGTCGGTGACGCACTACGAGACAATCGAGATGTTCGCGGGCGCCTCGCTGCTGAGGGTCCGACTCGAGACCGGCCGCACCCATCAGATTCGTGTGCACACCTCCGCCCTGCGACACCCCTGCGTCGGCGATCTGACCTACGGGGCGAATCCGCGGCAGGCGGCCGAGCTGGGCCTGACCCGCCAATGGCTGCACGCCCATCGACTCGAGTTGCCGCACCCGGTCACGGGTGAGCACCTCGAGATCGTCTCTGAGTATCCGCACGATCTGGCGCACGCGCTGACCCTGCTGCGCGAGCGCTGA
- the lspA gene encoding signal peptidase II → MSASADPAGRRLGGLAAVVAAAAYAADQGSKAWVEATLAVGESIDVLPGLLRWHHVLNPGAAFSIGTSMTWVFTLVQTIVAVGALVALVRVRSRPWALCLGGLLGGVLGNLTDRLFRPPSFARGHVVDMISVPHFAVFNVADSFIVCSMIALALLVLTGRRLDGTREGEERDHHVEAATGDTVGRG, encoded by the coding sequence ATGAGCGCTTCCGCGGACCCCGCGGGGCGTCGCCTCGGCGGGCTCGCCGCGGTCGTGGCGGCGGCCGCCTATGCCGCGGACCAGGGGAGCAAGGCATGGGTCGAGGCGACTCTGGCCGTGGGGGAGAGCATCGATGTCCTCCCGGGGCTGCTGCGCTGGCACCACGTCCTGAACCCGGGTGCGGCCTTCTCGATCGGAACGTCGATGACCTGGGTGTTCACGCTCGTCCAGACGATCGTCGCGGTCGGTGCGCTCGTCGCGTTGGTGCGAGTCCGCTCGCGGCCGTGGGCGCTATGCCTCGGCGGACTGCTCGGCGGGGTGCTGGGCAACCTGACCGACCGTCTTTTCCGGCCCCCGTCCTTCGCGCGCGGGCACGTCGTGGACATGATCTCCGTGCCGCATTTCGCGGTGTTCAACGTCGCGGACTCGTTCATCGTGTGCTCGATGATCGCGCTGGCGCTGCTGGTGCTCACGGGTCGACGCCTCGACGGGACCCGCGAGGGTGAGGAACGCGACCACCACGTCGAGGCCGCCACCGGTGACACCGTGGGGCGCGGCTGA
- a CDS encoding YggT family protein has translation MITLLNLLYIVLTLAQLVLTLRIVLDVVEAFAPQWRPRGIVLVLASAVAALTDRPLAAVRRVVPPLQLGGIALDLAFIVLYLAVSLAKLVLRGIA, from the coding sequence ATGATCACGCTGCTGAACCTGCTCTACATCGTCCTGACGCTGGCGCAGCTCGTGCTGACGCTGCGCATCGTGCTGGACGTCGTGGAGGCGTTCGCGCCGCAGTGGCGTCCCCGAGGAATCGTGCTGGTGCTGGCCAGTGCCGTCGCGGCCCTGACCGACCGTCCCCTGGCGGCCGTGCGCCGCGTGGTCCCTCCGCTGCAGCTGGGCGGCATCGCCCTGGACCTGGCGTTCATCGTGCTCTACTTGGCCGTCAGCCTGGCGAAGCTGGTGCTGCGGGGGATCGCATGA
- a CDS encoding cell division protein SepF, with protein MSGALKKTMIYLGLADGEEYDDPRPAPRRAADVRDEHDAVDTGPIETEQVRRTEPAEREAPRAEQTRRPAPRSVEAQAPAPRSGSRPAAPRGTDSAAARAADASSSRTRSSTDRASEGEYRAPVTPIKRAAASSTEGASVRTLTTVHPRSYNDAKSIGEAFRDGTPVIMNVTELGDNEAKRLVDFAAGLVFGLHGTITRITSKVFLLSPADVEVVGEDAEKKSESTDLFDED; from the coding sequence ATGTCTGGCGCCTTGAAGAAGACGATGATCTACCTCGGCCTGGCCGATGGCGAGGAGTACGACGATCCTCGTCCCGCGCCGCGGCGTGCCGCTGACGTGCGCGACGAGCACGATGCGGTGGACACCGGGCCCATCGAGACCGAGCAGGTCCGGCGGACCGAGCCGGCCGAGCGCGAGGCTCCGCGCGCCGAGCAGACCCGCCGGCCGGCGCCACGCAGCGTCGAAGCGCAGGCGCCCGCTCCCCGCTCAGGCAGCCGGCCGGCCGCCCCCCGCGGCACGGACTCCGCCGCGGCCCGAGCCGCGGACGCGTCGTCCTCCCGCACCCGGTCGAGCACCGACCGCGCCTCGGAGGGCGAGTACCGTGCCCCCGTCACCCCCATCAAGCGAGCCGCAGCCTCGTCGACCGAAGGAGCCTCTGTGCGCACTCTGACCACCGTCCACCCGCGCTCCTACAACGACGCGAAGTCCATCGGCGAGGCCTTCCGTGACGGCACCCCCGTGATCATGAACGTCACCGAGCTGGGCGACAACGAGGCCAAGCGTCTCGTCGACTTCGCCGCCGGTCTGGTGTTCGGCCTGCACGGGACGATCACCCGCATCACCAGCAAGGTGTTCCTGCTGTCTCCGGCCGATGTGGAGGTCGTCGGCGAGGACGCCGAGAAGAAGTCCGAGTCCACCGACCTGTTCGACGAGGACTGA
- a CDS encoding YggS family pyridoxal phosphate-dependent enzyme has translation MTEARQQSRREQIAAALAEVRARIAAACQDAGRTQAPELIVVTKTHPATDVLALVESGVRNVGENRDQEARPKAAAVAQAAGASAPRWHFVGQLQTNKSKYVVRYASAVHSVDRVDLVEALGRAMDVAAERAHAAGESEREPLDCLVQVDLDPRPPQERPVGIGARGGAAPDAIAEIAATIAARPRLRLRGLMCVAPRGIDPAEAFAGLARHGARLRESHPEADWLSMGMSADLEQAVAAGATHLRVGSDILGGTTRVG, from the coding sequence ATGACGGAGGCCAGACAGCAGTCACGCCGAGAGCAGATCGCAGCCGCCCTGGCCGAGGTGCGCGCACGCATCGCGGCTGCGTGCCAGGACGCCGGTCGGACTCAGGCGCCGGAGCTGATCGTCGTCACCAAGACGCACCCGGCCACGGACGTGCTCGCCCTGGTGGAGTCCGGGGTGCGGAACGTGGGGGAGAACCGCGATCAGGAGGCGCGCCCCAAGGCCGCTGCCGTCGCGCAGGCTGCGGGAGCGAGCGCCCCGCGCTGGCACTTCGTGGGCCAGCTGCAGACGAATAAGTCCAAGTACGTCGTGCGCTACGCCTCCGCGGTGCACTCTGTGGACCGGGTCGACCTGGTCGAGGCGCTGGGCCGTGCCATGGACGTCGCCGCCGAACGGGCGCACGCCGCCGGCGAGTCCGAACGCGAGCCGCTGGACTGCCTCGTGCAGGTCGACCTCGACCCACGACCGCCACAGGAGCGGCCCGTGGGCATCGGGGCACGTGGCGGGGCCGCCCCCGACGCGATCGCCGAGATCGCTGCGACCATCGCAGCCCGCCCGCGGCTGCGCCTGCGCGGCCTGATGTGTGTGGCCCCGCGCGGCATCGATCCGGCCGAGGCGTTCGCCGGCCTGGCCCGGCACGGCGCGCGCCTGCGCGAGAGCCACCCGGAGGCGGACTGGCTGTCGATGGGCATGAGCGCCGACCTCGAGCAGGCCGTCGCGGCCGGGGCGACACACCTGAGGGTGGGCTCGGACATTCTGGGTGGGACCACGCGCGTGGGATAG